A single window of Hylaeus volcanicus isolate JK05 chromosome 8, UHH_iyHylVolc1.0_haploid, whole genome shotgun sequence DNA harbors:
- the LOC128880811 gene encoding neuropathy target esterase sws isoform X1, with the protein MEVVDLFNRYNENLGSYIFTRWIGKLITEYQTSKTLFIIAALVLIILIVVCVIVLRKWKNKEFLPEMKEFVGVGTGKPRFRKRDKVLFYGRKMLRKVKSIGGQVHATGQGKKRKAVMRFARRLLQLKKDSTPQQLKVLEPPAEYLEEDLGPGDRVPPDALYMLQSIRVFGHFEKPVFLKLCKHTEIMSLPAGTSLFKIGDPDENLFIVQQGLVNVYITGPDSSQISLKLVKTGESVTSLLSFTDVLTGHTSTYKTVSARTVENSIVVKLPMSAFQEVFQDHPDAFVRVIQVIMVRLQRVTFTALHQYLGLSAELVNQGTHKKKQSPFSGSPVRSRTKENFATPNTEYQSSVSTTISSEQHDACEMLQRDTSTSSSPQSVPIVINRRPKTSFDWKNQNLSPQLDQNSANMVPECDSHWANSSPATSQQSYQGSQPDVVNTGNSYPSKKRSTTIEPIPQQLDESHLVQIATEAFVRELGLEDESILKDGKVQIREVPAGTYLMKEESHKDVALVYVVSGLLTVSQRVSEGRDVGQEVHMFSAHQGEIVGGLAVLTGEPSFYTIRAKHPSRIALLSKSTFFAIMREQPTVVLHVAHSVVRRLSPFVRQVDFALDWLFLESGRAVYRQGDESDSTFIVLSGRLRSVITYENGKKELVAEYGKGDLVGIVEMVTQTPRSTTVMAVRDSELAKLPEGLFNVIKLRYPIVVTRLINLLGHRILGSWQQPHSKGGSSDKQRAAATIDTRPAQVNFSTVAIVPVSDDVPLTAFTYELYHSLCAIGPCLRLTSDVVRKTLGSTIMEPANEYRLTSWLAQQEDQHRISLYQCDPTYTLWTQRCVRQADCIFIVGLGDRPPSIGRTEREIERLVMRTQKELVLLHKEQSGQRPTNTVEWLNMRSWISSHHHILCPKRMFTRRSQYRINELYSKVLMSEPNVHSDFSRLARWLTGTSVGLVLGGGGARGAAHVGMLKAVIEAGIPIDMVGGVSIGAFMGALYCMEKNITTTTQKAREWSKKMTQWWRQIMDLTYPVTSMFSGKDFNKTIQATFGDTYIEDLWLPYFTITTDITDSCMRTHTHGSLWRYIRASMSLSGYMPPMCDPVDGHLLLDGGYVNNLPADEMLRQGAHHILAIDVGSQDDTDLTNYGDSLSGWWLLWKRWNPFATPVKVPNLPDIQSRLAYVSCVRQLEEVKNSDYCEYIRPPIDKYKTLQFTNFDEIKDVGYQHGKTYFEGQSKAGVLPRFNADRENARALRAKHQVSNQQSASSYTFTDLAQMVCKVSRGSRYVDLDIDSDTDELEEYEADLEEDAQEVGYASEPTAGILDQSPDEAHLRRRTGVSLSLSDTEAESELDYHPKIF; encoded by the exons ATGGag GTAGTGGATTTATTCAATAGATACAACGAGAATTTAGGATCGTACATCTTTACGAGATGGATTGGCAAATTAATTACGGAATATCAAACATCGAAAACCTTGTTTATTATTGCGGCATTGgttcttataattttaattgtcgTTTGTGTAATTGTTCttcgaaaatggaaaaacaaagaatttctcccagaaatgaaagaattcgTCGGAGTAGGTACAGGCAAGCCCAGATTCAGAAAAAGGGACAAGGTCCTCTTTTacggaagaaaaatgttacgCAAAGTAAAATCTATCGGTGGACAAGTACATGCAACAGGACAAGGAAAAAAACGAAAGGCAGTCATGCGGTTTGCACGAAGATTATTGCAATTAAAGAAAGATTCCACGCCGcaacaattaaaa GTTTTGGAACCACCTGCTGAATATTTGGAAGAAGACCTAGGTCCTGGTGACAGAGTACCGCCAGATGCTTTGTACATGTTGCAAAGTATTAGAGTATTTGGTCATTTTGAAAAGCCTGTATTCTTGAAATTATGCAAGCATACAGAAATTATGAGTTTACCAGCTGGTAccagtttatttaaaattgggGATCcggatgaaaatttatttattgtgcAGCAAGGCCTGGTCAATGTTTATATTACAGGACCCGATAGTTCCCAAATATCGTTAAAACTAGTGAAAACTGGGGAATCTGTAACTAGTCTTCTTAGTTTCACGGACGTACTTACTGGGCATACGAGTACCTACAAGACTGTATCCGCTAGAACTGTCGAAAATTCTATAGTAGTCAAATTACCGATGAGCGCATTTCAAGAG GTTTTTCAAGATCATCCTGATGCGTTCGTTCGAGTTATCCAGGTCATTATGGTTCGCCTCCAAAGAGTCACCTTTACCGCTTTACACCAATATCTTGGATTGTCTGCGGAATTAGTTAATCAAGGAACacacaaaaagaaacagagtCCATTTTCTGGATCACCGGTTAGATCGagaactaaagaaaatttcgctACGCCAAATACGGAATATCAATCCTCTGTATCAACTACTATTTCATCGGAGCAACACGATGCATGTGAAATGCTTCAGCGCGATACTTCTACTTCGAGTAGTCCTCAATCCGTACCTATCGTTATCAATCGACG GCCAAAGACTAGTTTTGattggaaaaatcaaaatttaagcCCACAATTGGATCAGAATTCAGCAAATATGGTACCAGAATGTGATTCTCATTGGGCAAATTCTTCGCCTGCAACATCGCAACAATCATACCAAGGATCGCAACCGGACGTTGTAAACACAGGCAATTCTTACCCAAGCAAAAAACGATCCACAACTATCGAACCAATCCCGCAACAATTAGACGAATCGCATCTTGTTCAAATAGCTACCGAAGCATTCGTGAGAGAACTTGGTTTAGAAGACGAATCGATACTTAAGGATGGCAAGGTTCAAATTAGAGAAGTACCTGCTGGAACTTATCTAATGAAAGAAGAATCTCATAAG GATGTTGCTCTCGTCTATGTCGTATCCGGTTTATTAACTGTTAGTCAACGCGTTTCGGAAGGCAGAGATGTAGGTCAAGAAGTTCACATGTTTAGCGCTCATCAAGGTGAAATTGTTGGAGGATTGGCTGTTTTAACCGGAGAGCCTTCTTTCTATACCATTAGAGCAAAACATCCTAGTCGCATCGCGCTTCTTAGTAAATCAACATTCTTTGCCATTATGAGAGAACAACCTACCGTTGTATTACACGTAGCTCACTCGGTTGTCCGAAGGCTTAGTCCTTTCGTTAGACAG GTTGATTTTGCTCTCGACTGGCTATTTCTTGAAAGTGGAAGAGCAGTGTATAGACAAGGCGATGAATCGGACTCTACGTTTATTGTACTAAGTGGCCGACTTCGGTCGGTGATTACGtatgaaaatggaaagaaagaaCTCGTTGCGGAATATGGGAAGGGAGACCTAGTAGGTATCGTAGAAATGGTCACGCAAACTCCACGATCAACAACAGTAATGGCGGTACGAGACTCTGAACTGGCAAAACTTCCCGAAGGATTGTTTAATGTGATCAAACTTCGTTACCCCATAGTAGTCACAAGGCTTATAAATTTACTTGGGCACCGTATTCTTGGGTCTTGGCAACAGCCACACTCGAAAGGTGGCAGCAGTGATAAGCA gCGAGCTGCTGCGACAATTGATACGAGACCAGCTCAAGTAAATTTCTCAACTGTAGCTATAGTCCCAGTATCTGATGATGTACCATTAACTGCATTTACATACGAACTGTATCATTCGTTGTGTGCTATCGGACCTTGTTTACGCCTCACTTCAGATGTTGTCCGAAAA ACTCTAGGTAGCACTATTATGGAACCCGCGAATGAATATCGTTTAACATCATGGCTCGCGCAACAAGAAGATCAACACCGAATTTCATTGTATCAATGTGATCCAACGTACACATTGTGGACTCAACGATGCGTTCGACAGGCGGACTGCATTTTTATTGTCGGTTTGGGAGATAGGCCTCCTTCCATAGGTAGAACAGAACGCGAAATCGAACGCTTGGTAATGAGAACGCAAAAGGAATTAGTTCTTTTGCACAAAGAACAGAGCGGACAGCGGCCAACGAATACAGTGGAGTGGTTGAATATGAGATCTTGGATTTCTAGTCATCATCACATTTTGTGCCCTAAACGAATGTTCACCAGGAGATCTCAATAtagaatt aatgaaTTATATTCCAAGGTTCTTATGTCAGAGCCAAATGTTCATAGTGACTTTAGTAGACTCGCTCGGTGGTTAACTGGAACTTCGGTTGGCCTAGTACTCGGAGGTGGTGGTGCTAGAGGTGCAGCCCATGTAGGTATGCTTAAAGCGGTCATCGAAGCTGGAATACCCATAGACATGGTCGGTGGAGTTAGCATCGGTGCTTTTATGGGCGCATTGTATTGCATGGAAAAGAATATTACGACGACAACTCAGAAAGCTCGCGAATGGTCTAAG aaaatgacACAGTGGTGGAGGCAAATAATGGACTTGACGTACCCTGTGACATCCATGTTCTCTGgaaaagattttaataaaacaattcagGCAACATTTGGCGATACATACATAGAGGACCTGTGGTTACCGTATTTTACAATAACTACAGACATCACTGACTCTTGTATGCGTACACACACGCACG GATCGCTGTGGCGGTACATTCGGGCTTCGATGTCTTTGTCTGGTTATATGCCACCCATGTGTGACCCAGTTGACGGCCATCTCCTGCTCGACGGCGGGTACGTCAATAACCTTCCAG CTGACGAAATGTTGAGACAAGGAGCACATCATATTTTGGCAATCGACGTTGGGTCACAGGATGACACGGATTTAACAAATTATGGAGATTCTTTGTCCGGTTGGTGGCTATTGTGGAAACGTTGGAATCCTTTCGCAACGCCCGTTAAAGTACCGAATTTGCCTGATATACAATCGAGGCTGGCGTACGTAAGTTGCGTACGGCAATTGGAGGAAGTGAAAAACTCTGATTATTGCGAATATATCAGGCCACCgatagataaatataaaactcttcagtttacaaattttgacgAGATTAAAGATGTCGGATATCAACACG GAAAGACTTATTTCGAAGGACAGTCGAAAGCTGGAGTTCTTCCACGATTTAATGCCGACAGAGAAAACGCACGAGCGTTACGAGCAAAGCATCAGGTATCGAATCAGCAATCTGCATCATCGTACACGTTTACGGATTTAGCTCAAATGGTATGCAAAGTCTCCAGAGGAAGTCGATACGTAGATTTGGACATCGATTCAGACACGGATGAGTTAGAAGAATACGAGGCAGATCTAGAAGAAGATGCACAAGAAGTAGGTTATGCCTCTGAGCCTACTGCCGGTATTCTAGATCAG agTCCCGATGAAGCTCATCTACGGCGAAGAACTGGTGTTTCCTTAAGTTTATCAGATACCGAGGCAGAGTCAGAACTAGATTAccatccaaaaatattttaa
- the LOC128880811 gene encoding neuropathy target esterase sws isoform X2: MEVVDLFNRYNENLGSYIFTRWIGKLITEYQTSKTLFIIAALVLIILIVVCVIVLRKWKNKEFLPEMKEFVGVGTGKPRFRKRDKVLFYGRKMLRKVKSIGGQVHATGQGKKRKAVMRFARRLLQLKKDSTPQQLKVLEPPAEYLEEDLGPGDRVPPDALYMLQSIRVFGHFEKPVFLKLCKHTEIMSLPAGTSLFKIGDPDENLFIVQQGLVNVYITGPDSSQISLKLVKTGESVTSLLSFTDVLTGHTSTYKTVSARTVENSIVVKLPMSAFQEVFQDHPDAFVRVIQVIMVRLQRVTFTALHQYLGLSAELVNQGTHKKKQSPFSGSPVRSRTKENFATPNTEYQSSVSTTISSEQHDACEMLQRDTSTSSSPQSVPIVINRRPKTSFDWKNQNLSPQLDQNSANMVPECDSHWANSSPATSQQSYQGSQPDVVNTGNSYPSKKRSTTIEPIPQQLDESHLVQIATEAFVRELGLEDESILKDGKVQIREVPAGTYLMKEESHKDVALVYVVSGLLTVSQRVSEGRDVGQEVHMFSAHQGEIVGGLAVLTGEPSFYTIRAKHPSRIALLSKSTFFAIMREQPTVVLHVAHSVVRRLSPFVRQVDFALDWLFLESGRAVYRQGDESDSTFIVLSGRLRSVITYENGKKELVAEYGKGDLVGIVEMVTQTPRSTTVMAVRDSELAKLPEGLFNVIKLRYPIVVTRLINLLGHRILGSWQQPHSKGGSSDKQRAAATIDTRPAQVNFSTVAIVPVSDDVPLTAFTYELYHSLCAIGPCLRLTSDVVRKTLGSTIMEPANEYRLTSWLAQQEDQHRISLYQCDPTYTLWTQRCVRQADCIFIVGLGDRPPSIGRTEREIERLVMRTQKELVLLHKEQSGQRPTNTVEWLNMRSWISSHHHILCPKRMFTRRSQYRINELYSKVLMSEPNVHSDFSRLARWLTGTSVGLVLGGGGARGAAHVGMLKAVIEAGIPIDMVGGVSIGAFMGALYCMEKNITTTTQKAREWSKKMTQWWRQIMDLTYPVTSMFSGKDFNKTIQATFGDTYIEDLWLPYFTITTDITDSCMRTHTHGLLWRYIRASMTIAGVFPPICDPLDGHLLVDGCYVNNVPADEMLRQGAHHILAIDVGSQDDTDLTNYGDSLSGWWLLWKRWNPFATPVKVPNLPDIQSRLAYVSCVRQLEEVKNSDYCEYIRPPIDKYKTLQFTNFDEIKDVGYQHGKTYFEGQSKAGVLPRFNADRENARALRAKHQVSNQQSASSYTFTDLAQMVCKVSRGSRYVDLDIDSDTDELEEYEADLEEDAQEVGYASEPTAGILDQSPDEAHLRRRTGVSLSLSDTEAESELDYHPKIF, translated from the exons ATGGag GTAGTGGATTTATTCAATAGATACAACGAGAATTTAGGATCGTACATCTTTACGAGATGGATTGGCAAATTAATTACGGAATATCAAACATCGAAAACCTTGTTTATTATTGCGGCATTGgttcttataattttaattgtcgTTTGTGTAATTGTTCttcgaaaatggaaaaacaaagaatttctcccagaaatgaaagaattcgTCGGAGTAGGTACAGGCAAGCCCAGATTCAGAAAAAGGGACAAGGTCCTCTTTTacggaagaaaaatgttacgCAAAGTAAAATCTATCGGTGGACAAGTACATGCAACAGGACAAGGAAAAAAACGAAAGGCAGTCATGCGGTTTGCACGAAGATTATTGCAATTAAAGAAAGATTCCACGCCGcaacaattaaaa GTTTTGGAACCACCTGCTGAATATTTGGAAGAAGACCTAGGTCCTGGTGACAGAGTACCGCCAGATGCTTTGTACATGTTGCAAAGTATTAGAGTATTTGGTCATTTTGAAAAGCCTGTATTCTTGAAATTATGCAAGCATACAGAAATTATGAGTTTACCAGCTGGTAccagtttatttaaaattgggGATCcggatgaaaatttatttattgtgcAGCAAGGCCTGGTCAATGTTTATATTACAGGACCCGATAGTTCCCAAATATCGTTAAAACTAGTGAAAACTGGGGAATCTGTAACTAGTCTTCTTAGTTTCACGGACGTACTTACTGGGCATACGAGTACCTACAAGACTGTATCCGCTAGAACTGTCGAAAATTCTATAGTAGTCAAATTACCGATGAGCGCATTTCAAGAG GTTTTTCAAGATCATCCTGATGCGTTCGTTCGAGTTATCCAGGTCATTATGGTTCGCCTCCAAAGAGTCACCTTTACCGCTTTACACCAATATCTTGGATTGTCTGCGGAATTAGTTAATCAAGGAACacacaaaaagaaacagagtCCATTTTCTGGATCACCGGTTAGATCGagaactaaagaaaatttcgctACGCCAAATACGGAATATCAATCCTCTGTATCAACTACTATTTCATCGGAGCAACACGATGCATGTGAAATGCTTCAGCGCGATACTTCTACTTCGAGTAGTCCTCAATCCGTACCTATCGTTATCAATCGACG GCCAAAGACTAGTTTTGattggaaaaatcaaaatttaagcCCACAATTGGATCAGAATTCAGCAAATATGGTACCAGAATGTGATTCTCATTGGGCAAATTCTTCGCCTGCAACATCGCAACAATCATACCAAGGATCGCAACCGGACGTTGTAAACACAGGCAATTCTTACCCAAGCAAAAAACGATCCACAACTATCGAACCAATCCCGCAACAATTAGACGAATCGCATCTTGTTCAAATAGCTACCGAAGCATTCGTGAGAGAACTTGGTTTAGAAGACGAATCGATACTTAAGGATGGCAAGGTTCAAATTAGAGAAGTACCTGCTGGAACTTATCTAATGAAAGAAGAATCTCATAAG GATGTTGCTCTCGTCTATGTCGTATCCGGTTTATTAACTGTTAGTCAACGCGTTTCGGAAGGCAGAGATGTAGGTCAAGAAGTTCACATGTTTAGCGCTCATCAAGGTGAAATTGTTGGAGGATTGGCTGTTTTAACCGGAGAGCCTTCTTTCTATACCATTAGAGCAAAACATCCTAGTCGCATCGCGCTTCTTAGTAAATCAACATTCTTTGCCATTATGAGAGAACAACCTACCGTTGTATTACACGTAGCTCACTCGGTTGTCCGAAGGCTTAGTCCTTTCGTTAGACAG GTTGATTTTGCTCTCGACTGGCTATTTCTTGAAAGTGGAAGAGCAGTGTATAGACAAGGCGATGAATCGGACTCTACGTTTATTGTACTAAGTGGCCGACTTCGGTCGGTGATTACGtatgaaaatggaaagaaagaaCTCGTTGCGGAATATGGGAAGGGAGACCTAGTAGGTATCGTAGAAATGGTCACGCAAACTCCACGATCAACAACAGTAATGGCGGTACGAGACTCTGAACTGGCAAAACTTCCCGAAGGATTGTTTAATGTGATCAAACTTCGTTACCCCATAGTAGTCACAAGGCTTATAAATTTACTTGGGCACCGTATTCTTGGGTCTTGGCAACAGCCACACTCGAAAGGTGGCAGCAGTGATAAGCA gCGAGCTGCTGCGACAATTGATACGAGACCAGCTCAAGTAAATTTCTCAACTGTAGCTATAGTCCCAGTATCTGATGATGTACCATTAACTGCATTTACATACGAACTGTATCATTCGTTGTGTGCTATCGGACCTTGTTTACGCCTCACTTCAGATGTTGTCCGAAAA ACTCTAGGTAGCACTATTATGGAACCCGCGAATGAATATCGTTTAACATCATGGCTCGCGCAACAAGAAGATCAACACCGAATTTCATTGTATCAATGTGATCCAACGTACACATTGTGGACTCAACGATGCGTTCGACAGGCGGACTGCATTTTTATTGTCGGTTTGGGAGATAGGCCTCCTTCCATAGGTAGAACAGAACGCGAAATCGAACGCTTGGTAATGAGAACGCAAAAGGAATTAGTTCTTTTGCACAAAGAACAGAGCGGACAGCGGCCAACGAATACAGTGGAGTGGTTGAATATGAGATCTTGGATTTCTAGTCATCATCACATTTTGTGCCCTAAACGAATGTTCACCAGGAGATCTCAATAtagaatt aatgaaTTATATTCCAAGGTTCTTATGTCAGAGCCAAATGTTCATAGTGACTTTAGTAGACTCGCTCGGTGGTTAACTGGAACTTCGGTTGGCCTAGTACTCGGAGGTGGTGGTGCTAGAGGTGCAGCCCATGTAGGTATGCTTAAAGCGGTCATCGAAGCTGGAATACCCATAGACATGGTCGGTGGAGTTAGCATCGGTGCTTTTATGGGCGCATTGTATTGCATGGAAAAGAATATTACGACGACAACTCAGAAAGCTCGCGAATGGTCTAAG aaaatgacACAGTGGTGGAGGCAAATAATGGACTTGACGTACCCTGTGACATCCATGTTCTCTGgaaaagattttaataaaacaattcagGCAACATTTGGCGATACATACATAGAGGACCTGTGGTTACCGTATTTTACAATAACTACAGACATCACTGACTCTTGTATGCGTACACACACGCACG GTTTACTATGGAGATACATTCGAGCCAGTATGACCATTGCGGGGGTCTTTCCTCCTATTTGCGACCCTCTTGACGGGCATCTTTTGGTCGATGGGTGTTATGTTAATAACGTGCCAG CTGACGAAATGTTGAGACAAGGAGCACATCATATTTTGGCAATCGACGTTGGGTCACAGGATGACACGGATTTAACAAATTATGGAGATTCTTTGTCCGGTTGGTGGCTATTGTGGAAACGTTGGAATCCTTTCGCAACGCCCGTTAAAGTACCGAATTTGCCTGATATACAATCGAGGCTGGCGTACGTAAGTTGCGTACGGCAATTGGAGGAAGTGAAAAACTCTGATTATTGCGAATATATCAGGCCACCgatagataaatataaaactcttcagtttacaaattttgacgAGATTAAAGATGTCGGATATCAACACG GAAAGACTTATTTCGAAGGACAGTCGAAAGCTGGAGTTCTTCCACGATTTAATGCCGACAGAGAAAACGCACGAGCGTTACGAGCAAAGCATCAGGTATCGAATCAGCAATCTGCATCATCGTACACGTTTACGGATTTAGCTCAAATGGTATGCAAAGTCTCCAGAGGAAGTCGATACGTAGATTTGGACATCGATTCAGACACGGATGAGTTAGAAGAATACGAGGCAGATCTAGAAGAAGATGCACAAGAAGTAGGTTATGCCTCTGAGCCTACTGCCGGTATTCTAGATCAG agTCCCGATGAAGCTCATCTACGGCGAAGAACTGGTGTTTCCTTAAGTTTATCAGATACCGAGGCAGAGTCAGAACTAGATTAccatccaaaaatattttaa